A genome region from Bufo gargarizans isolate SCDJY-AF-19 chromosome 2, ASM1485885v1, whole genome shotgun sequence includes the following:
- the LOC122925670 gene encoding disintegrin and metalloproteinase domain-containing protein 9-like, whose product MCSNNNGAALKFPRGLSLEKFSSLISHILGHNVGMQHHDSRECTCPASPCIMDVNVMMAANSKSFSDCSLMEFQNFIMRTGALCLLTHPNMKPLVDPSLCGNRVLDNGESCDCGTEVECKKDPCCEYKTCTLKPDARCASGACCSKCQFLPSGTLCRIKADECDLHEYCSGTTAACPEDVFQQNGNLCNDGKSVCYNGKCQNVDLQCVQFFGPASMNADLECYQKLNVIGDRFGNCGGVKGFYGRCQPQDVLCGKCHCMKMDGEAIFRPDMAIAYYTSKDHVYLTGDFLMDYFIDPFWVKDGTKCGENKICINKKCTNISRSDAACKRETTCNSHGVAGGWHHRGSIHGGAKNMWGCFVCLVMCVMLC is encoded by the exons TTTCCAAGAGGATTGTCTCTAGAGAAATTCTCCTCCCTAATTTCTCATATATTGGGCCACAATGTTGGAATGCAACATCATGACTCCAGGGAATGTACCTGTCCAGCTTCTCCTTGTATCATGGATGTCAACGTAAT GATGGCCGCTAATTCAAAGAGCTTCAGCGATTGCAGTTTGATGGAATTCCAGAATTTCATAATGAGGACTGGAGCTTTGTGCCTCTTGACACATCCTAACATGAAGCCTCTGGTGGACCCTTCTTTGTGTGGAAATAGAGTGTTGGATAATGGGGAGTCATGCGACTGTGGAACAGAAGTG GAGTGCAAAAAAGATCCTTGCTGTGAATATAAGACATGTACTCTAAAGCCAGATGCCAGATGTGCCAGTGGAGCTTGTTGCTCGAAATGCCAG TTTCTCCCATCTGGGACACTATGTAGAATAAAGGCAGATGAATGTGACTTACATGAGTATTGCTCGGGAACAACGGCAGCCTGTCCTGAAGATGTCTTCCAGCAAAATGGCAATCTATGCAACGATGGAAAGAGTGTTTGCTACAATGGAAAGTGTCAAAATGTTGACCTGCAATGTGTGCAATTTTTCGGTCCAG CTTCAATGAATGCTGACTTAGAGTGCTACCAGAAGCTGAATGTCATTGGAGATAGATTTGGAAATTGTGGAGGAGTCAAAGGATTTTATGGACGTTGTCAGCCACA AGATGTTTTGTGTGGAAAATGTCATTGCATGAAAATGGATGGAGAAGCAATATTCAGACCAGACATGGCCATCGCTTACTATACCTCCAAAGACCATGTCTACCTAACCGGAGACTTTTTGATGGATTATTTTATTGATCCTTTTTGGGTTAAAGATGGGACAAAGTGTGGGGAAAACAAG ATCTGCATCAATAAAAAGTGCACCAATATCTCTAGATCAGATGCAGCTTGTAAGCGTGAAACAACTTGTAATAGTCATGGG gtgGCTGGAGGATGGCACCACAGAGGTTCCATACATGGTGGGGCCAAAAATATGTGGGGTTGCTTTGTATGCCTTGTGATGTGTGTTATGCTGTGCTGA